From the Gallaecimonas pentaromativorans genome, the window GAGCAAGCAAACACCACCGGGTTGTCGGCCATCAGGCGCAGGGCATCGGCAGGCAATACGTCGGGGCCGGAAACCCCCACAAAAACGTCGGCGCCTTCAATCACGTCTTCGAGGGTGCGCTTGTCGGTGTTGTTGGCGAACTGGCGCTTGTACTCGTTGAGATCGTCACGGCGGGTGTGGATAACCCCTTTGCGGTCCAGCATGTAGATATTTTCGCGCTGGGCGCCGCAGGTGATCAGCAGCTCCATGCAGGCCACGGCGGCCGCGCCGGCGCCCATGCACACCACCTTGGCGGTGGCGATGTCCTTGCCTTGGATCTCCAGGGCGTTGAGCATGCCGGCGGCGGTAACGATGGCGGTGCCGTGCTGGTCGTCGTGGAACACCGGTACCGAGCAGCGCTCCTTGAGGGCCTGCTCAATCTCGAAACACTCGGGGGCCTTGATGTCTTCAAGGTTGATGCCGCCGAAGGTGTCGGCAATGGCCGCCACGGTGTTGATGAATTCTTCGGTGGTGCGGTGTTTGACTTCGATGTCGATGGCATCGAGGTTGGCGAAGCGTTTAAACAGCAGCGCCTTGCCTTCCATCACCGGCTTGGAGGCCAGCGGCCCCAGGTTGCCCAGGCCAAGAATGGCGGTGCCGTTGGAGATAACCGCCACCAGGTTGCCCTTGGCAGTGTACTTGTAGGCGTTATCCGGGTCGGCGGCGATTTCCCGCACCGGCTCGGCCACACCGGGAGAATAGGCCAGGGCCAGATCTTGGGCGGTATCGGCGGCGGTGGTCAGGGCAATGGCGATTTTGCCGGGGGTGGGCTCGGCATGGTACTTGAGTGCTTTTTCGCGAAAGTCAGACATAGTGCGGCAACTTTTGTAGGGTAGGGGTATAGGTCTTTGGTATTAGGCTTTGTGAAGTGTCGCACGTTTTCAAGGGTTCAAATATCCGACCACAAAAAAAGGCGCCCGAAGGCGCCTTTTTTCAGTAAGGGGCTGCTTATTTTTTGCCGCCCAGTACTGCGAAACGCTTGTTGAACTTGTCAACACGGCCACCGGTGTTCACTTCTTTCTGCTTACCGGTGTAGAAAGGGTGGCAAGCACCGCAAACGTCCAGGTTGATGTCTTTACCAAGGGTGGACTTGGTTTTGATCACGTTACCGCAGGTGCAGGTAGCGGTAATTTCAACGTACTTAGGATGGATACCGTCTTTCATGGGGATTCCCTCAGTGGGCCGTGTCGCCATCTGGTCCAGTGCCAGACACCACACGATTGTGTTAACGTTCAAAAATTCGAAGGCGCGCATCATAGCGGATCAGTTGTTCAATAATCAATCCCCCCCTCCGGTTATCCGTGTTTTCCTGGCCACCCCCTTGCGGCGCGGCTTCGATTACCTGTGCCCGCCAGAACTGAAACCGGTGCCGGGAATGCGGGTCTGGGTGCCCTTTGGCAAGGGCCGGCGCATCGGTATTGTCGGCGAATGCGATGTCAGCCCCCAGGTGAGTCTGGACAAATTAAAGCCCATTGAAGCGGTGCTGGACAGCGCGCCCATTCTACCGCCGGCCCTTAACAAGCTGGTGCGCTGGGCCGCCGATTACTACCTGCACAGCCCAGGGGACGCCTGGCAGCAAGCCCTGCCGGTGCTGCTGCGCCAAGGCGCCCCAGCCAGCGGCGACGAGCTGTTCTGGCAACTGGTGCCAGGTGCCGATACCAGCGTCCTTGCCAAAAACGCCAGTAAACAGCTGGCGGCGGTGGCTCAGCTGCAAAGCGGCGAGCTGTCCGACAACGAGCTTGGCGAGCTGCCTTTTGACCGCGCCACCCTTCGCACCCTGCAAGACAAAGGCCTGGTACAAAGCGAGCAGCGGCGCCAGCAGGGCACGCCCTTTTGGGAAAACCCGCTGCTGGTAAACCCCGGCCCCCGCCCCAACAGCGAGCAGGCGGTGGCCATTACCGCCATCAACGCCGCCAAAGGCTTTGCGCCCTTTTTATTGGAAGGGGTAACCGGCTCGGGCAAGACCGAGGTTTATCTCAGCGCCATGAGCGAAACCCTCAAGGCCGGTAAGCAGGTGCTGGTGCTGGTGCCGGAGATCAGCCTCACCCCACAGACCCTGCGCCGCTTTCAAAAACGCTTTGAAGTGCCCATGGCGCTGCTGCACTCGGGGCTCACCGACAACGAGCGGCTCAAGGTGTGGCGCCAGGCCAGGGATGGGGAACTGGGCATTGTCATCGGTACCCGCAGCGCCGTGTTCACCCCCCTGGCAAGGCCGGGCCTTATCATCGTCGATGAAGAACACGACGCCTCCTTTAAGCAGCAGGAAGGTTTTCGCTACCACGGCCGCGATCTGGCGGTGGTACGGGCGCAACTTGAGAAAGTGCCGCTGGTGCTGGGCTCGGCCACCCCGGCCCTGGAGAGCCTCGCCAATTGCGAAGCCGGTAAATACCAAAAGCTGGTATTAAACGAGCGGGCCGGTAACGCCAGCCAGGTGCGCTTTGACCTTATCGACATCAAGCATCAACCGCTCACCGCCGGGCTGTCACCGCCGGTGCTGGCCGCCATCAAGGCCCACCTTGGCCGGGGCGAGCAGGTGCTGGTGTTTTTGAACCGCCGCGGCTTTGCCCCCACCCTTTTGTGCCACGAATGCGGCTGGATAGCCGACTGCCACCGCTGCAGCGCCTACCCCACTGTGCATAAAGGCAGGCAACGGCTAATTTGCCACCACTGCGGCTCTGACCGGCCCCTGCCCCACCAGTGCCACAGCTGCGGCTCCAGCCAGTTGGTGGGGGTGGGCCTCGGTACCGAGCAGTTGGAAAACGAACTGTCGGCGCTGTTCCCAGGCTACAAGGCGGTGCGTATCGACCGTGACGCCACCCGCCGCAAGGGCAGCCTGGAATCGGCCCTGACCGGCATCCGCCAGGGCCAGTATCAACTCTTGATAGGCACCCAGATGCTGGCCAAGGGCCACCACTTTCCCGATGTTACCCTGGTGGTGCTGCTGGATGTAGACGGCGCGCTTTATTCATCAGATTTTCGCGCCGCCGAGCGGCTGGCCCAGTTGGTGGTACAGGTGGCGGGCCGGGCCGGGCGCGCCGACAAACCCGGGCGCCTGCTGCTGCAAAGCCACCACCCCGAGCACCCGCTACTGAGCCAACTGCTTACCAACGGCTATGGCGCCTTTGCCGCCAATGCCCTGATTGAGCGCCGCCAAACCCTGCTGCCGCCGTTCAGTGCCCAGGCGCTGTTTCGTAGCGACGCCCTCAAGGCCGAAGACGCCCAAAGCCTCCTTGACGCCATAGGCCAGCGCCTGCAACAGTGCGCTCCCGAAGGCGGCTGGGTGCTGGGGCCGCTGCCGGCGCCATTGGAGCGGCGTGCCGGCAAGTTTCGTTTTCAGCTCTGGGTTCAGTACCAGGACAAGAAAGGTTTGCGTCAATGGCTGGCGCCATTGTTGGCCAACCTCGAAGAAGACCCGCCTCACCGCCGGGCAAACTGGACCCTGGACCTGGACCCTATCGACAGTGCTTGATTTCCAAGGCCCCCTTGTCCAGCATAAGCCGACCATTTAAGAGCCCCCTTAGCGATGGCCCGTAAAGATTACGTACGCAACGCGGCCCCCAAGCGCCGCAGCAGCAACCCAAAGAGCGCCCCGCCGCGCCGTACTCCCTGGATAGCCATAGCGGTTTTTGCCGTCTGTGCCCTGGGCTTTATCTATTTTCTGGTGAGCCTGGCCAAGCGCCCGGCAACCCCAGCTGCGGCCAACCCGCCGGCCAAGGTAGAGGTCAAGGCCACGCCGGTGCCGGTTGACGCCAAACCGGCCACCAAGCCCAAAGAAACCTTGCCAGCGCCGCCCAAGGAAGAATGGCGCTACGTCGAAACCTTGAAAAACAAGGAAGTGGAAGTCGACGTGCCGGACCGGCCAAAAGACGACAAGCCTTACCAGATGCAGTGCGGTTCCTTTAAGGTCTACGACCAGGCCGAAACCCAAAAAGCCAAACTCGCCTTTGTGGGCCTGGAAGCCCAGGTGCGCAAGACCGGCGACTGGTACCGGGTGATCCTCGGTCCCTACCCCGGTAAACGGGCTGCCCAGAACCAGCAGCACAAGGCCGAGAAGGCCGGTTTCCCGCACTGCGCCATCTGGCCCTGGCGTTAAGCACCCGGCCCCGTTCCGGCACAACCTGAACGGGGCTATCTAATCTTTGAGCAGCCCTTGAAAAGGCCGCGCCCTGCCCCCAGTTTGCAACTCATGTCCAATGGCGCCTGCTGCGCCCTTGTCTCAGGAGATCCCATGACCACAATCGTATCCGTTCGCCGCAACGGCCAGGTCGCCCTTGGCGGCGATGGCCAGGTTTCCCTTGGCAATACGGTCATGAAGGGCAATGCCCGTAAAGTGCATCGTCTTCATAACGGCCAGGTGCTGGCCGGTTTTGCCGGCGGTACCGCCGATGCCTTCACCCTGTTGGAACGTTTCGAGTCCAAGCTCCAGGCCCACCAAGGCAACCTGGAGCGCGCCGCCGTGGCCCTGGCCAAGGACTGGCGTACCGACCGCGCCCTGCGTCGCCTTGAGGCAATGCTGGCGGTGGCGGACAAAGAGAAGTCTTTCATCATTACCGGTAACGGTGACGTGGTGCAGCCCGAACAGGACATCATCGCCATCGGCTCCGGCGGTAACTACGCCCAGGCCGCCGCCAAGGCGCTTTTGAACAACACCGAACTTGACGCCCGCGACGTCGTCGAGAAAAGCCTGACCATCGCCGGCGAGATCTGCGTGTTCACCAACACCAACCAAACTATCGAAGTCCTGGAGTAAAGCATGTCATCCATGACCCCCCGCGAGATTGTTCACGAGCTTGACCGCCACATCATCGGCCAGGCCGGTGCCAAACGCTCCGTGGCCATTGCCCTGCGTAACCGCTGGCGCCGCATGCAGCTCGACGAAGCGCTGCGCCATGAAGTGACCCCCAAGAACATCCTGATGATCGGCCCCACCGGGGTTGGTAAAACCGAAATTGCCCGCCGCCTGGCGCGCCTGGCCAACGCCCCCTTTATCAAGGTGGAAGCCACCAAGTTCACCGAGGTGGGCTATGTGGGCAAGGAAGTGGAGCAGATCATCCGAGATCTAGCCGACGTGGCCATGAAGATGACCCGCGAGCAGGAAATGAAGAAGGTGCGCACTCGCGCCGAAGAAGCGGCCGAAGAGCGCATCCTCGACGCCCTGCTGCCCCGCGCCAAGAACCAGTGGGGCGAGGCCGAGAAAAGCGACTCGGACAACCACACCCGCCAGGTGTTTCGCAAGAAGCTCCGCGAGGGCAGCCTGGACGACAAAGAGATCGACATCGACTTGGCCGCACCGCAAATGGAGATGCAGATCATGGCACCTCCCGGCATGGAAGAGATGACCAACCAGCTCCAGTCGATGTTCCAAAACCTCGGTGGCGGCCAGACCAAGCAGAGCAAGAAGCTCAAGGTCAAAGACGCCCTGAAACTGGCCATCGACGAAGAAGCAGCCAAGCTCCTAAACCCCGAAGAGGTCAAGGAAAAGGCCCTGGCAGCGGTGGAGAACAACGGCATCGTCTTCTTGGATGAAATCGACAAGATCTGCAAGCGCGGCGACACTTCCGGCCCCGACGTGTCCCGCGAAGGCGTGCAGCGCGACCTGCTGCCGCTGGTGGAAGGCAGCACCGTCAACACCAAGCACGGTATGGTCAAAACCGACCACATCCTGTTTATTGCCTCCGGCGCTTTCCAGATGGCCAAGCCGTCCGACCTCATTCCCGAGCTGCAGGGCCGCCTGCCGATCCGGGTTGAGCTGGACGCCCTGACCGCCGAAGACTTTGTGCGTATCCTCACCGAGCCCAAAGCCAGCCTCACCGAGCAATACCAGGCGCTGATGGCCACCGAGGGCGTGAACCTCGAGTTCACCGAAGACGGTATCCACAAGTTGGCTGAAGCGGCCTGGCAGGTCAACGAGCGCACCGAGAACATCGGCGCGAGGCGCCTGCACACCGTGATGGAGCGGCTGATGGAAGAAATCAGCTTCGACGCCGCCGACCACGACGGCCAGACCGTCACCATCGATGAAGCCTACGTGCAAGCGCATCTGGGTAAATTGGTGGAAGACGAAGACTTGTCACGCTTTATCCTCTAAGCGCGGCGCACAAAAAAGGCCACCTGTCGGTGGCCTTTTTTATTGGGCGTAATTCAGACCTTAAAGCGGCTGATAACAGCGGCCAGCTCTTCGGCCTGCTCGGCCACGTGGGCCGAGGTTTCGGCGTTGCCATGGGAGGCGGCGGCGGTTTGCTCGGCCACATCGCGGATCACCACCACGTTGCGATTCACTTCGCTCGACACCTGGCTTTGCTCCTCGATGGCGGCGGCGATTTGGGTGTTCATGTCGAGGATACCGTTCACACCCTGAGTGATCTGTGTCAACAGCCCACCGGCTTTTTGGGTTTCGGCGGCACTTTCCAGACCTTCGCTACGACACTCTTCCATCAGGGTAACGATGGACTGGGTCTTTTGCTGCAGGCCTTTGATGATGCCGTCAATTTCCTCGGTGGAGGTTTGGGTGCGCATGGCCAGGGTGCGCACTTCATCAGCCACCACCGCAAAGCCTCGGCCATGGTCGCCGGCCCGGGCCGCCTCGATGGCGGCGTTCAGGGCCAGCAGGTTGGTCTGCTCGGCAATGCCACGAATCACATCCAGCACCGAGCCAATGGTATTGGAGCTTTGCACCAGCTCATCCACCGCCACGGTGGAGCTTTCCAGTTGACTAGCCAGTTGCTCGATGCGGCCGATGGCGTTTTGCAGCTGGCGCTGGCCTTGCTGAGCGTTGTCGTTGGTTTCTTGCGCCTTGGTAGCAGCCATCTCGGTGTTGCGGGCAATTTCCTCAATGGTGGACCCCATTTCGGTGATGGCAGTGGCCACCAGATCGGTTTGGGTCAGCTGCTCTTTTGAGCCCGCCGAGGTTTCTTCGGCATTGGCCGAAAGCTCAGAGGTGGCGCGGCTTAAGTACTCCACCGCCTGCTTACTTTGGCGCACCAGCTCGCGCACGCCGTCCATCATGGCGTTGAAGTGGCCGCCCATCTGGGTCAGCTCGTCTTTGCCATCCTGGTTGAGGCTCAGGGTCAAATCACAGTCGGCGGCAATGCGCTGCATGGTGCTGATACTGTCGCTGAGCTGGCGATTGAGTTGGCGCACGATCAGCACTGCCAGCACGATAAGGGCAAGAGCGATAAAGAGGCAGAACGCCAGCAATTTCCAAAGGGTGCTGGCCTGGGCCTGGTCGATAACCTTATCCAGCTGCTTGCTGATCTGGTCAAACTGCTCCTCGGTGGCCTGCACTTGGCTGCGAAGCTCGCCGGTGAGGCCATCGTTAGGCGTCAGGCCAATCACCTTCTGGCCATCTACCAGGGCCAAAAAATCATGCTGGTATTTGGCCATGGCCTGGCGGGTCTGGTCGTTATCCAGCAGGGTATTGAGCTTGGCAAAGTCGGCGTTGAACTGGTCAACGTACTTGCTGTTAAGACGCAACATGAAGTCCTTTTCATGGCGGCGCAGCTGCAGGATGCCGGCCAACTGGTCGTCTCGGCCACTGGCCCGGACCTGGGCCTCGGCGTCATGCACGGCGTCACGCAAGCTGCCATAGAGGCCAGATTCCGGGGTCAGGCCCACAGTGCGGTACTGGTCCACCAGGCGGTTGAACAAAGCCTCGTAGTTGCCGATGTCCTTTTCCAACTGGCTCAGGGAGGTGTCGTTGACGCCGTCGCTGTTCAGCAGCTTGGCCAGGCGCTGGGTCGCGTCGGTAAAGTCACGAGCTTCGCTGGCAAAGGCTTGGGCGTACTTCTCGTCGAGCCGCATCAGGAAGTCTTTTTCATGGCGGCGCAGCAGCAGCATCTTGTTGTTGAGGGTCTGGTTGAGCAGCTTGGCCCGGTTAAGGCTGTCGATACCCTGCCAAGACCACCACACGCCCAGCACCAGCAGTGCCAAAGCGCCAACGGCCAACCCGGCCAGACCATAAAGTTTGTGTTTGATGAGCATAGTGCCTCGCCTGTGGAAAAGAAGACGGAGCCATCCCTGAGCGTTGACGCTGAATTTCCAGCCTAGTCAGCCCTTATGCCGTTATCGGCACAAAGTGCGAACAGTAAGATGAATTTTTTATTACAACGTTAAGAGTGTGAGGAAAGACAGGCTGGTAATGCATAAGCGGCGCCTCGCAAGTTGTACCGTCCCTGGAGGCTGATGATGACCGGCGTGGCAGCGCGGGGCTGTCACGGCGGCAAACGACAATGTTAACTTTATGTAACTACTTAGCCATTGTCACGTTCGTTGACAATGGCCTGGTCGGTGATGAGGTTGTAGAGGTGGTAGAGCTGGCCGGCCAGCTCGTTAAGCTCGGGGTGCTGGTGGATGAGGTCTTTTTCTTCCTCGGCCACGCTGATGGCGTCTTTCAAAAAGCGCAGGTCGTAGTCATCGAGGCGCGAGCCGTCTTCGACCTTTTCCTTAAGCTTGAGCAAGCGGGGAATGTGGTGGTCATTGAGCTGTTCCAGCAGGGCCAGTACCACGCCGTTGCTCTGTTCCTTATTCACAGCTACTTCTCCGTATCAATGAAAAAGGGCGCCATCGGCGCCCCTTTGATCACTCGTCCGAGCTATCGCTCGTGTCGTAATCACTGCTCGCCCCTCGGGCGGGAGCGTCGCAAATGGTGTAGATATGGCGACGCTGGGTGATACGGTTAAGGTACTTCATCCAGACCTTTTCTTCTACGCTGGTGGCAGGCACTTCGCCGCGGCATACGCTGATAAAGCGCTGCTCTTCAGCGGTCATGGGTTCCCGTTGGCTGCTGGCCAAAAGGTGCATACCCATACCTTTATCGGTGAGCAGGTTGGCTTCGGTGATGGTAAAGTCGCCGCTGCGCTGGAAGCCGCGCGGGTAGTTCAGATCATCAAAAAATTTCTTGCCAGACATAAAGCTGTTCATTACACCTGTCCCCATAGTTCGGTAAAGCGTACGGCCGGGTAGGCTTACGCGGCGGAGTATGGATAACCCGTCAATAGGGGTAAAATGAAAAATATTTATCGCCACCAGAAAAGATACTTAACGAGACTGTGATTTGGATACCGAGCTGCTGAAAACCTTTCTGGAGGTTCATCGCTGTCGCCATTTCGGCAAGGCCGCCGAGAACCTTTACCTGACCCAATCGGCGGTCAGCTTTCGCATCCGCCAGCTGGAGAGCCAGCTGGGGGTATCGTTGTTCACCCGTCATCGCAACAATATCCAGCTCACCGGCGCCGGCGAGCGGCTGCTGCCCCACGCCGAGGCCATGCTGCTGTCCTGGCAGCGGGCCAAGCAGGATATTGCCCTGGCCAGCCACCAGTCGGTGCAGCTGGCCATCAGCGCCAGCACCAATGTCTGGGACCCTTTCTTGCAGCGGCGCCTGCCGCTTATCTACCGAAGTCTCGGCCAAATCGCCTTGCGGGCCGACACGGCGCCTGCCGACGTGATGGTGCGCTCGCTCCTCGAGCGTCGGCTTGACCTGGCGCTGCTGTTCGACCCGCCCAAAGTGGAGGAGCTACAGGTGCGGGAAGTGGGCAGCCTGCGCCTGCAGCTGGTGTCCAGCAAAGCCGGCCAAGACCTGCACGGCGCCCTTAACGGCCCTTATGTGAAGGTGGACTGGGGTACCCAGTTCAGCATCCAGCACGGCAAGCTGCTCAAGGAGCAGGCGCCGCCGATACTGCATACCGGCATTGGCCGCATCGCCCTGGATTTTATCCTCGACCACGGCGGCAGCGCCTACCTGCCCCTGGGGCTGACCCAAGACGCCGTTGCCGAGGGCCAGTTGTTCCAGGTAGCCGGGGCGCCGGAGATCCACCGCGAACTGTACGCGGCTTACCTCAAAGACGCCGACCGCCTGGGCCTGGTGGAGCACCTTTGTCAGCTGTTGTTGACCCCAGCCGAGAGCTTGCAGTAACTGGGAAAGGCCACCTGCCGCCACAATCCTTGGCACAGTTGCTCACTGTCGTTGAGGTTCCCGGCCAGCAGCCAGTCCACCAAGCTGCCGGCCACCTCCGGATAGGACACCGGCTGCGCCGCCGGCAGCTCAAGCCAGGCGTCCAGCTCCGCCGCCGACAGCTCATACATCACCGAAGCCAGCCCCAATTGCCGCAAGGTCAGCACGTTGGAGAGCTGCTCGAACTGGCCGTGTAGCGGCTTTAACAGCAGCTTCTTGCCGATGCGCAGCGCCTCTGACGGCAGCTCAAAGCCGCCGTTAGCTATCACCCCCATGGCATCGGCCAAGTCCTGGTGAAAGGCGCCACGCGACGGCGGCCGCAGGTGAATATGGCCGCGATCCTCGAAGGTTGCCTTGGGGTGGTAGCAGTAGAACTCTACATCCGGGAAGGGTTCAAGCAGCGCCTGCACTTCTTCTATGGACTCAAAAGGCAGGTACACCAGCACCTTGTTATGGCGCGGCGCCTTTTGCTGGCTGGGGTTTTCAATGATGGGCGGCAGCAGGTTCTTGCCAAAGTGGTACCAATGCACCCCCAGCTCAATATTGACCGGCGCAAAGTGGCGAATCAGCAGCCTGGAGCTGAGGTTCTCGCCGTCCTTGGGCACCGGCTGCAAAAAGGAGGCCTGGTGGCTAAGGCCCACGCTCGGCACCTTGGCAAGCTTGGCGGCCCAGGCGGTGATGGGCTCGAAATCGTTGATCACCAAGTCGTAATCGCGCACCGGCAGGCTCTTGATGTCGCGCCACAGCTCTCCCAGCCGGCTTTGACTGAGGGTTTTGAGGAGCTTGACCCCACCGCGCTCGGTGACAAAGGTCAGGCCGCGGCGGGTTTGGTAGTCGCCAAAGGGTTCCATATCGAAGTATTCACTGGCATCCCGTCCGGAGAAGAGGAAGTCCACCTGGACATCCCGTTTGGCCAGCTCTTCGGCCATGACTCGCGCCCGGGTAATGTGGCCATTACCGGTTCCCTGCACACCATAAAGAATGCGCATCAAGACTCCTTTGGGTTGACTCAGAAAAGGACGATGCAGGTGACGCAGCTCCCTAACGCGGCGCCAGCCAGAATATCGGAAGGAAAGTGCACCCCAAGCAGCACCCGTGACAGCCCCACCAACATGGCCCAGGGCAGCAGCAGCAGGCCAACGAGGCCGAAGTGGCCAATGGCCATGGAAGCCATCACAAAGGCGGCGGCGGTATGGCCGGAGGGCAGGCTGAACTGGTCAGAAGGCTTGATAAAGGCCTGTACCCCTTGCAGGGCAACCACAGGGCGGGGGCGACGAAAGCCGTGCTTGAGCAGCACATAAAGGGGAAGCTCGATGGCAAAAGCGTACAGCAGGTCCAGCACGTAGGCCTGCAACGACGGCCATTGGCTCATCCAAAACGCCAGGGCGATAAGGCCATACAGGGGGCCGTCACCGGTTCTGGAGATCCAGCGGGCCATGCCGGCCCATTGCCGCCACTGAGGGTGAGCCTGGCTTCTGCGGAAAAGCTGATGGTCTAATGCGGTGAATAGGGT encodes:
- the priA gene encoding primosomal protein N', which translates into the protein MFNNQSPPPVIRVFLATPLRRGFDYLCPPELKPVPGMRVWVPFGKGRRIGIVGECDVSPQVSLDKLKPIEAVLDSAPILPPALNKLVRWAADYYLHSPGDAWQQALPVLLRQGAPASGDELFWQLVPGADTSVLAKNASKQLAAVAQLQSGELSDNELGELPFDRATLRTLQDKGLVQSEQRRQQGTPFWENPLLVNPGPRPNSEQAVAITAINAAKGFAPFLLEGVTGSGKTEVYLSAMSETLKAGKQVLVLVPEISLTPQTLRRFQKRFEVPMALLHSGLTDNERLKVWRQARDGELGIVIGTRSAVFTPLARPGLIIVDEEHDASFKQQEGFRYHGRDLAVVRAQLEKVPLVLGSATPALESLANCEAGKYQKLVLNERAGNASQVRFDLIDIKHQPLTAGLSPPVLAAIKAHLGRGEQVLVFLNRRGFAPTLLCHECGWIADCHRCSAYPTVHKGRQRLICHHCGSDRPLPHQCHSCGSSQLVGVGLGTEQLENELSALFPGYKAVRIDRDATRRKGSLESALTGIRQGQYQLLIGTQMLAKGHHFPDVTLVVLLDVDGALYSSDFRAAERLAQLVVQVAGRAGRADKPGRLLLQSHHPEHPLLSQLLTNGYGAFAANALIERRQTLLPPFSAQALFRSDALKAEDAQSLLDAIGQRLQQCAPEGGWVLGPLPAPLERRAGKFRFQLWVQYQDKKGLRQWLAPLLANLEEDPPHRRANWTLDLDPIDSA
- the hslU gene encoding HslU--HslV peptidase ATPase subunit, whose protein sequence is MSSMTPREIVHELDRHIIGQAGAKRSVAIALRNRWRRMQLDEALRHEVTPKNILMIGPTGVGKTEIARRLARLANAPFIKVEATKFTEVGYVGKEVEQIIRDLADVAMKMTREQEMKKVRTRAEEAAEERILDALLPRAKNQWGEAEKSDSDNHTRQVFRKKLREGSLDDKEIDIDLAAPQMEMQIMAPPGMEEMTNQLQSMFQNLGGGQTKQSKKLKVKDALKLAIDEEAAKLLNPEEVKEKALAAVENNGIVFLDEIDKICKRGDTSGPDVSREGVQRDLLPLVEGSTVNTKHGMVKTDHILFIASGAFQMAKPSDLIPELQGRLPIRVELDALTAEDFVRILTEPKASLTEQYQALMATEGVNLEFTEDGIHKLAEAAWQVNERTENIGARRLHTVMERLMEEISFDAADHDGQTVTIDEAYVQAHLGKLVEDEDLSRFIL
- a CDS encoding phosphatase PAP2 family protein, with product MRMTLFTALDHQLFRRSQAHPQWRQWAGMARWISRTGDGPLYGLIALAFWMSQWPSLQAYVLDLLYAFAIELPLYVLLKHGFRRPRPVVALQGVQAFIKPSDQFSLPSGHTAAAFVMASMAIGHFGLVGLLLLPWAMLVGLSRVLLGVHFPSDILAGAALGSCVTCIVLF
- the maoP gene encoding DUF413 domain-containing protein; the encoded protein is MSGKKFFDDLNYPRGFQRSGDFTITEANLLTDKGMGMHLLASSQREPMTAEEQRFISVCRGEVPATSVEEKVWMKYLNRITQRRHIYTICDAPARGASSDYDTSDSSDE
- the rpmE gene encoding 50S ribosomal protein L31, with the translated sequence MKDGIHPKYVEITATCTCGNVIKTKSTLGKDINLDVCGACHPFYTGKQKEVNTGGRVDKFNKRFAVLGGKK
- a CDS encoding MJ1255/VC2487 family glycosyltransferase codes for the protein MRILYGVQGTGNGHITRARVMAEELAKRDVQVDFLFSGRDASEYFDMEPFGDYQTRRGLTFVTERGGVKLLKTLSQSRLGELWRDIKSLPVRDYDLVINDFEPITAWAAKLAKVPSVGLSHQASFLQPVPKDGENLSSRLLIRHFAPVNIELGVHWYHFGKNLLPPIIENPSQQKAPRHNKVLVYLPFESIEEVQALLEPFPDVEFYCYHPKATFEDRGHIHLRPPSRGAFHQDLADAMGVIANGGFELPSEALRIGKKLLLKPLHGQFEQLSNVLTLRQLGLASVMYELSAAELDAWLELPAAQPVSYPEVAGSLVDWLLAGNLNDSEQLCQGLWRQVAFPSYCKLSAGVNNS
- a CDS encoding methyl-accepting chemotaxis protein produces the protein MLIKHKLYGLAGLAVGALALLVLGVWWSWQGIDSLNRAKLLNQTLNNKMLLLRRHEKDFLMRLDEKYAQAFASEARDFTDATQRLAKLLNSDGVNDTSLSQLEKDIGNYEALFNRLVDQYRTVGLTPESGLYGSLRDAVHDAEAQVRASGRDDQLAGILQLRRHEKDFMLRLNSKYVDQFNADFAKLNTLLDNDQTRQAMAKYQHDFLALVDGQKVIGLTPNDGLTGELRSQVQATEEQFDQISKQLDKVIDQAQASTLWKLLAFCLFIALALIVLAVLIVRQLNRQLSDSISTMQRIAADCDLTLSLNQDGKDELTQMGGHFNAMMDGVRELVRQSKQAVEYLSRATSELSANAEETSAGSKEQLTQTDLVATAITEMGSTIEEIARNTEMAATKAQETNDNAQQGQRQLQNAIGRIEQLASQLESSTVAVDELVQSSNTIGSVLDVIRGIAEQTNLLALNAAIEAARAGDHGRGFAVVADEVRTLAMRTQTSTEEIDGIIKGLQQKTQSIVTLMEECRSEGLESAAETQKAGGLLTQITQGVNGILDMNTQIAAAIEEQSQVSSEVNRNVVVIRDVAEQTAAASHGNAETSAHVAEQAEELAAVISRFKV
- the hdfR gene encoding HTH-type transcriptional regulator HdfR, with the translated sequence MDTELLKTFLEVHRCRHFGKAAENLYLTQSAVSFRIRQLESQLGVSLFTRHRNNIQLTGAGERLLPHAEAMLLSWQRAKQDIALASHQSVQLAISASTNVWDPFLQRRLPLIYRSLGQIALRADTAPADVMVRSLLERRLDLALLFDPPKVEELQVREVGSLRLQLVSSKAGQDLHGALNGPYVKVDWGTQFSIQHGKLLKEQAPPILHTGIGRIALDFILDHGGSAYLPLGLTQDAVAEGQLFQVAGAPEIHRELYAAYLKDADRLGLVEHLCQLLLTPAESLQ
- the hslV gene encoding ATP-dependent protease subunit HslV; its protein translation is MTTIVSVRRNGQVALGGDGQVSLGNTVMKGNARKVHRLHNGQVLAGFAGGTADAFTLLERFESKLQAHQGNLERAAVALAKDWRTDRALRRLEAMLAVADKEKSFIITGNGDVVQPEQDIIAIGSGGNYAQAAAKALLNNTELDARDVVEKSLTIAGEICVFTNTNQTIEVLE
- a CDS encoding SPOR domain-containing protein yields the protein MARKDYVRNAAPKRRSSNPKSAPPRRTPWIAIAVFAVCALGFIYFLVSLAKRPATPAAANPPAKVEVKATPVPVDAKPATKPKETLPAPPKEEWRYVETLKNKEVEVDVPDRPKDDKPYQMQCGSFKVYDQAETQKAKLAFVGLEAQVRKTGDWYRVILGPYPGKRAAQNQQHKAEKAGFPHCAIWPWR